In Streptacidiphilus sp. P02-A3a, the DNA window CGCGCCGACAATGTAGCGGGGCTCAAGTACACCGCCGAAGCCGTGTCATTGCAGCTTAACTCCTAACGGGGGCTGTGATGGGTAGGGGAGCGTCGTGTGCCGGGTGAAGCGGCGGCGGAAGCCAGTCGTGGACGGTATACGAGTGAGAATGCAGGCATGAGTAGCGATACAAGAGTGGGAAACTCTTGCGCCGATTGACCAAGGGTTCCTGGGTCAAGCTGATCTGCCCAGGGTAAGTCGGGACCTAAGGCGAGGCCGACAGGCGTAGTCGATGGACAACGGGTTGATATTCCCGTACCCGCTTTGAAGCGCCAACGTCGAACCTCTGGATGCTAAGGCCGTGAAGCCGTCTCGGATCCTTCGGGTGAAGAGGAGTGGTGGAGCCGCTGATCCAACAGGGTAGTAGGTGAGCGATGGGGTGACGCAGGAAGGTAGTCCAGCCCGGGCGGTGGTTGTCCCGGGGTAAGGGTGTAGGGCGTTGCGTAGGCAAATCCGCGCAGCACGAGCCTGAGACCTGATGCCGAGCCGATTGTGGTGAAGTGGATGATCCTATGCTGTCGAGAAAAGCCTCTAGCGAGTTTCATGGCGGCCCGTACCCCAAACCGACTCAGGTGGTCAGGTAGAGAATACCGAGGCGTTCGGGTGAACTATGGTTAAGGAACTCGGCAAAATGCCCCCGTAACTTCGGGAGAAGGGGGGCCGGTTGTGGTGATGGGACTTGCTCCTTGAGCTGTGGCCGGCCGCAGAGACCAGCGAGAAGCGACTGTTTACTAAAAACACAGGTCCGTGCGAAGCCGTAAGGCGATGTATACGGACTGACGCCTGCCCGGTGCTGGAACGTTAAGGGGACCGGTTAGCTTGGTTTCGACCTGGCGAAGCTGAGAACTTAAGCGCCAGTAAACGGCGGTGGTAACTATAACCATCCTAAGGTAGCGAAATTCCTTGTCGGGTAAGTTCCGACCTGCACGAATGGCGTAACGACTTCTCGACTGTCTCAACCATAGGCCCGGTGAAATTGCATTACGAGTAAAGATGCTCGTTTCGCGCAGCAGGACGGAAAGACCCCGGGACCTTTACTATAGCTTGATATTGGTGTTCGGTTCGGCTTGTGTAGGATAGGTGGGAGACTTTGAAGCGGCCACGCCAGTGGTTGTGGAGTCGTCGTTGAAATACCACTCTGGTCGTGCTGGATGTCTAACCTGGGTCCGTGATCCGGATCAGGGACAGTGTCTGGTGGGTAGTTTAACTGGGGCGGTTGCCTCCTAAAATGTAACGGAGGCGCCCAAAGGTTCCCTCAGCCTGGTTGGCAATCAGGTGTTGAGTGTAAGTGCACAAGGGAGCTTGACTGTGAGACCGACGGGTCGAGCAGGTGCGAAAGCAGGGACTAGTGATCCGGCGGTGGCTTGTGGAAGCGCCGTCGCTCAACGGATAAAAGGTACCCCGGGGATAACAGGCTGATCTTCCCCAAGAGTCCATATCGACGGGATGGTTTGGCACCTCGATGTCGGCTCGTCGCATCCTGGGGCTGGAGTAGGTCCCAAGGGTTGGGCTGTTCGCCCATTAAAGCGGTACGCGAGCTGGGTTTAGAACGTCGTGAGACAGTTCGGTCCCTATCCGCTGCGCGCGTAGGAGTCTTGAGAAGGGCTGTCCCTAGTACGAGAGGACCGGGACGGACGAACCTCTGGTGTGCCAGTTGTCCTGCCAAGGGCATGGCTGGTTGGCTACGTTCGGGAGGGATAACCGCTGAAAGCATCTAAGCGGGAAGCCTGCTTCGAGATGAGGGCTCCCACCACCTTGAGTGGTTAAGGCTCCCAGTAGACGACTGGGTTGATAGGCCGGATGTGGAAGCCCTGTGAGGGGTGGAGCTGACCGGTACTAATAGGCCGAGGGCTTGTCCATAGTTGCTACGCGTCCACTGTGTTGTTCTGAAGGAACGACCCCTACTCCGTGAGGAGTGGTGTGCGGTCAACTTCATAGTGTTTCGGTGGTCATAGCGTGAGGGAAACGCCCGGTTACATCCCGAACCCGGAAGCTAAGCCTCATAGCGCCGATGGTACTGCAGGGGGGACCCTGTGGGAGAGTAGGACGCCGCCGAACAACCTTTACTGTAGGCCCCCTGACATCACGTCAGGGGGCCTACAGGCATTTCCGGACCGGAAAAGGGAGGGCCAGGGGTCGCGCCTTCCGTTCAGTCGGGCAGCGGCGCTTGCTCCACCACGCTGACCAGGACGGTAGGGTCGCCGTACACCGTTCGTCGCGATCAGGAGGCCCCCGGGTGGAGGTACAGGAGACACGCGTTCAGACCGACCGTGTCCTCACCATCCCCAACGTGCTGAGCATGGCACGCCTCGTCGGCGTGCCCGTGTTCCTCTGGCTGGTGTTGTGGCCGGTGTTCCACGGGCCCAAGAACGACGGGTGGGCCATCGTCATCCTGATGGCCAGCGGGGTCAGCGACTACCTCGACGGCAAGCTGGCCCGCCGCTGGGGGCAGATCAGCCGTTTGGGTCAATTGTTGGACCCGCTCGCGGACCGCCTGTTCGTGCTGTCCACCATCGTCGGGCTGACCTGGCGGGGCATCATGCCGTGGTGGCTGACGGCGATCCTGCTGGCCCGGGAGGTCTTCATCGCCGCGCTGCTGCCGATCCTGCGCAGCCACGGCTACGGACCGCCCCAAGTGAACTTCCTGGGCAAGGCGGCTACGTTCAATTTGATGTACGCCTTTCCGCTGCTGCTGCTCACAACCGCGCATGGATGGCTCGGGACTGTGGCATACATCATCGGATGGGCGTTCGTCTGGTGGGGTACGGCGCTCTACTGGTGGGCAGGGATCCTGTACGCGGTCCAGACCCGCCAGCTCGTACGAGCGGGGGCCGTGGCCGACTGAGAGACTGAATCCCGCTATCGCCTCAAGGAGGGTTCACCCGACATGAAGGCCGTTGTGATGGCCGGCGGTGAGGGCACGCGCCTTCGCCCCATGACATCGAGTATGCCCAAGCCCCTACTGCCGGTTGTCAACAGACCGATCATGGAGCACGTGCTCCGGCTGCTCAAGCGGCACGGACTGATCGACACCGTGGTGACCGTGCAGTTCCTGGCCTCGCTGGTGCGGAACTACTTCGGCGACGGCGAAGAGCTCGGCATGAACCTCACCTACGCGAACGAGGAGACCCCACTCGGCACTGCGGGCAGCGTCAAGAACGCGGAGGACGCGCTCAAGGACGACTCCTTCCTGGTGATCTCCGGTGACGCGCTCACCGACTTCGACCTGACCGAGCTGATGGAGTTCCACCGCTCGAAGGGCGCGCTGGTCACCGTCTGCCTGACCCGGGTGCCGAACCCGCTGGAGTTCGGCATCACCATCCTCGACGACG includes these proteins:
- the pgsA gene encoding CDP-diacylglycerol--glycerol-3-phosphate 3-phosphatidyltransferase — protein: MEVQETRVQTDRVLTIPNVLSMARLVGVPVFLWLVLWPVFHGPKNDGWAIVILMASGVSDYLDGKLARRWGQISRLGQLLDPLADRLFVLSTIVGLTWRGIMPWWLTAILLAREVFIAALLPILRSHGYGPPQVNFLGKAATFNLMYAFPLLLLTTAHGWLGTVAYIIGWAFVWWGTALYWWAGILYAVQTRQLVRAGAVAD